The DNA segment CAGAGGTCTCTAGGGAGGTGGGAGAGACTGTGATTTAGTATAATGGAAGAGTGACAGAAGTGGGAGAGGCACATTTCTGCAGAGGAGGTGGTAGAGTTTGAGACTTTGGCTTGTCACTCTTCTCTGGAGAGAGGGATCACGAGGTGGGGGTAGGTCTTGGGCTCCGGAAATAGCTAGGGCTGGGAATGAAGGAAGGATGTAACAGCACCCACTCTATTGCTCTGGAGGGGAGCAAAGCTTAGCATAGAGCCAAACCCACCCTGAACTAGTCTGGGTCCTGATTTTGGTAGTAAGACCAGGGACAATTCATTCACAGTTTGCtgcagataaatgaataaacaaatgtttcTGGAGACCTATAATTCTGTGGTAGGTAGTtaggtaaatattaaaaatccttgtaaattataaaatcaaagttccttgccctcaaggaatcATTTTATTCACTCTGTATCAATGGTTTTGCATGTTAGCAACACCTGAGGATCTTTAAGACAATACCATTTCCAGGGTTCATCTCCAGGAATTTAATTTAACTGAGGTTGGAACCCCAGCATAACTGCAGTGTTTGGGGTCCCAGGTGGTTCTAACGCATTGCCAAAGTTGGGAGCCCTACACCTCCTCCACAGATGTGCGGATGTGTATTATCTGTGCCTGCTTCATTGCCGAGAGGCGGCAAGTTagcccaggtgtccctggagggATATTGCTTTCTTAACTCAAATCGGAGTGCCGTGTAGGCAGAAGCCTGGAGTCCAGCACCTGCATTTTACAATtcagattctgcttttttttactCATGTCTCCTGTGTGCCTGGATATACCTAAGCACTTCTGCAAATATGGACTGCCTGAGGCTTGACCAGGTGAAAtgactttctcctttctgtttttgtctgttgTGACGACTGCAGTATCCGCAGAGCCTAGAATAGTACCTGGTACTTAGTAGGCTCTTGATAAATGTGTCTTATGAATTAATCGCCTTATCGGACTTTGAAATGATAGCGAGTGAATTCCGGACGACCCTGCATCATTTTTAATTGTAACACTGGATCACTGAAACACATTTCTATTTGACTTCTTGAGCCAAGCCCTCTTTTACCAAGATTGGGTCTGCGGCAGGAGATGACGCATAAAATCGAGGACCTCCTCCAACCAGCTCCACCTTTCCAAGCACCGAGCCCTGCCCTAATAAGGTAGCGCCAAGAACTGGCTCCGGGTCACGTGAAGCCAGCGACACCAACAGAGAGCGGGCAGCACCCCCTTGCCCATGCGCACAGCTTCTGCCCCGTTTCTTGAGGAGCGGGCGCAGACTCAGAGACCTCGCTTACTCCCTGGCTCCGCCCTGCTCACCCTTAGGGGCGGGGCGAAGGCCGGACTGGGAGAAGAGGTGGGGGTGGCGGGTGCGCGGAAGAGAGCTGAGGGGCGGGGGCGTCGCCGTGGCCTGGCTTGAGCGATTTTAGACAAGATGCAGGTAAAGAACCTGGGGGTCCGAGGCCTGGAATCTAACGCAGCTCGTTTGTCCCGCTGGGTCCGTGGCAGCGGCGGACCGTCCGGGTTGGGACTGTGGGAAGCGCCGGGCGCCACCGGCACGCCAAAGACCACGCGAGTCTAGGCCCAGCGCAGGCGCAGTACGACAGGGCGGGCGTGGTCTGGCCAGGATCCGCGGGTTCGGTCTACCCAACCCTGTGTGTCTCACCCCtcaaatctcagtcttttggggCCATCTCTCGTTAAGGTCTTATCCCGTGAAGTCTGTGAAGGACTCGCAGCATCCCACCTGACAGAGTTACTTCCTATTCCTTAATTCTCTTAGCTCCTGAGCTGGTGTATTATGGGCACGTTGTGTGGATATGGAAGCTGAGGCTCGAAGAAGGGAAGGGTCCCGCCTGGAGGTCTCATAACGTAGAACAGTGGCGGAACTTATGTTCCTGAGTCCACTTAGAGCTGGGTGaaggtttagttaacatccatttcCCCCCTAACGTTGATGTTCAGGTTGAGGTGCACTCCCTCCCGGATTCCATGGCTCCCAGAGCTCATCCCTAGGGTCCCTCTCCTTTGTTACTTTCTgtcttaaaatagataaatacaaatCCCctagttttttcccctttttttgtaTTAGGAATTGTCTAATAggactaaaaatgaaagaaaataaatgaagacatggGAATTAACAAAAATCTGTGACAACTAAATTCTGTCACTGTTGAAGGACCCTCTGTCAAAGGTCATTCTGCTGCTTCCCAGACCTCACTGTAGTCAGGAATTCAGGTTAAATCGTCTCTGGCTTAGTGGCCAATGAGAAATAGAGTCAGTATGGGTTTGGGACAGGAGGCCTTGGGAGCTGGAGAGGATAAGTATTTACAAATGCAGTCTGTCTGCCAGAAGCCAAACACTCTTAAATGTTGAAGAGGAAGCTCCCGGGCTGCCCTGGCCTCCTTTGTATTCTCTATCCTTCAGGACCCTGCTTTGAAATGTCATCTCttcagaggccttccctgaccaccctgtgGAAAGGATTCTGTTCGTTTTCTTTTGATACAGCCCAGCAAGACAGTGACATGGAGTTGGGGCTGGAGCCAGGCTTTGCTAGTGCCCTTTCAGCAGCGCTCATTGATTTCTTAATTCAAACCCGGTCCATTAGCAGTGTTCCTGCCAAGCCAAACAAAACCAGTGTTTGGCTAGCTGGCTTCAGGAAATAGAGCCCACTTTGACATTTATCCTTCTGACATTTGATCCTGGTAAATTTGACTTGTTCCAGCATGGCACTGTCTTCCTAAATGTCATGTCTCTCCTAGGCTTGTGAGGATTAGCTAAGTAGGTACAGGTAAAGGGCTTCACAGAGTGCCCAGCACCTAGTACTCAGTAAGTGTTAGGCATTGTGAGCTGTTCCTCAGGGTCTCAGTTCTCCCTCTCAGGTTTGGGCCGTTAGAGAATTTGTCAGCCTACCTTCAGGCTCTCCTCCTTCTGATTCTGCTGCAGCCACTTAGAACTTTGAGGTACTCCTATCTCTGCTCTTGGgccctttgcacatgctggtcCCTCCGCCTGGAAAGTAAGTTCTTAAGTTCTCATTCCTCACGTCTGTTTCCTTCTCAACTTCCAGTGATGATTGAATGTCCACTTTGAGAGAATATCCCTGCCTATCCTGTGGAATGTAGACCTCTTATAACTCTCTAGGCCAACAGCCTGTTGATCATTGCACTTGCCACAAGTACTtagtatctgttgaatgaatcaCTCTGAGTcattaataaaaattgaatagGAGCCAGGTTAGGGCCTTGGTGTGAGCATTGATGCCGATCTACACATCATATCCTGATTTTTACCCAAGACTAGTTCCTGGGTATGTGTGTCTTGTGTGGGGAGGGTGAAGTAGAgtggaagacaggaaaagaatAGGGGCTGTGGATCTTTTGACACTTTCTCAGAGATAGGCCGTAGAATAATTTGACTTGAATCCCTCTTCCCACCACCTTTCCCCAACATGGCACCCCTTGTAATGGACTTTGCACTTATAGTATTCTTGGTCCACTTCCGCTAGGACCCCAATGCAGACACTGAGTGGAATGATATCTTACGCAAAAAGGGTATCTTGCCCTCAAAGGAAAGTTTGAAAGATTtggaaaaggaggcagaagaagaagaacagcGAGTCCTTCAGCAGTCAATTGGTGAGattgtttatattctttatttgttttgtctctctttGAGTTAAGAACTTTCTTAGCCTCTAACTACTTTGGTAGAGGGATGCTCTGAGCAGGAATTGGGAACCAGAGATTGGAGTGCTGGGATGGACTGTATTTCTGGGACCTCAAGGGAGGCACAGGCTGTCTCTAACCTTCAACTTTCTGGGCTATAGAATTTCCACATCTCCACAGTTTCTTGTCTGTGTCAGATGAGCACATGATAAtcctggagaaaatatttctgagtCTTGACTTAATGCCCCACTGATCACAGGGGCTAGTACTTTTGTCTTCTTACATGTTAGAGCTAATTTAGAGATGGATTCACTAGAAAGCATTTATCTagtgaatgtttattgaatgatgACTGTCTGCCAGATATTATTTTGAGCATTGGGGCTTTAGCTATGTACAGGCTGGACAAAAATCCCTGTCCTTATAGgacttatattctagtgggagagacaggcaATAAGcaatacataagtaaatataggaaaataaggCAGGGAAATAGCCTAGAAAGGGTTGTGGGAAGGGTGAGTATAATTCTAGATAGGGTCAGAGAGAGCCTTACTGGGAGTGACATTTGAGTAGATCTGAGGGATTTGAATTGAGCTATTTAAGTGAGTGAAGAACATGTTGGAGAACCAGCTAGGAAGTCACTATGACTAGGAAAGAGTAGTAAGTTGAGAGAGACAACTAGGGGTCAAACCATTGAGGACCTTGTTATCTTTTAACaaagactttggcttttatgTCTGGTCGGGTGGAAGTCACTGGAGGTTTGAACAGAGGATTGACATGCTGACAGCACCCTCCTGCTCCTGCCTTTCCAAGTATGGAAGTTGGGATCAAATCAGGAAGTAGGGAGATTAGTCTGGAAACCACTGCAGTAATTCAGGCAAGAAGTACTATTGGCTTAGACCTGCCCACATGGTGTTggtggaaggggtggggagaagtggtCAGATCTGGAAATAATTTGAAGGTAGGGCCAATAGGATTTGCTGGTGGATCCTGTGAGGGCTGTGAGAAAAAGGAAGTGAAGGATGCCTGTTAGGCGTTGGGCTTGAGCAGCCTGAAGGATAGCATCACCACCAACCGAGATGAGGAAGGCTTGGTGAGCAACAGTTTGGAGCTAGGCTCAAGCGTTCTATTTAGGACATAGAaacattgaaatttttattagtcAAATAGAGATGGCAAGTAGGCAGTTGGCTATGTTTTTCTCTAAATCAGAGAAATATGGGCTGGAGGCATAAAGCCATGAGATGCAATCACCAAGGGTGTAAGTATAGATAAAAAAGGAGTCAGATCAGCAAAGGTCCAGAGGAGGGGCAGTCGTAGAGATAGGAGGAGAGAAGACATCCTGGAAGCTAGAAGAGGACCATCTTTCAAAGAGGAGGCAATGGTGGGTCGGATCAGTGCTGCTCGTCAGTCAGGAAGTGGAGGTCATTGCTGACTTTGCTAAGAGCAGTTTGTATGGTGTTAGAGTTGGCCTTGGGGGACAAAAATTTGATTTGACATCAAGAAGCAAGAATGCTAatggcaataaaaatgaaatcaagatttTATAACAGTTGGTTAAAAGAGAGCTGCCTACCATTCACAAGAGAAGACCAAGACAATAATCCCTTTAACTCTAGGAAGGGTATGCTGGGGACACCCACTGGtatcctcccctgcccccagagatAGAACTGTTGATGTGGCGGTCCATGGGTGTTACGTGCTTGAAGAGCAGGCCAGGTGAGTTCAGGCAAATAACAACTCTCTGGTTTTATAAACTTAGGCAACTTATCATTCATATCCTTACTATTGTGTGGAGGTAGGAGAGTCAGTCCTGCTGCATTTGTCAACatggttctttttaaaacacCCTCAAGTTCTTATTTACTAGTGGAAGaccttcagtattttttattttggttttggtgaATGAGTTTTACTTTGGCTTGGTGTTGCATGCACAtctttaggagaaaaataaaggagggaaaaCACTGCAAGTTTGttcatcttttacattttttggtttttgctaaTTTAACTACATTCAGTGAAAACATACGAAGATATGACTTTGGAAGAGCTGGAGGATAATGAAGACGAATTTAATGAAGAAGATGAACGTGCTATTGAAATGTACAGGTTAGTGCCACCCAGAGGGactgtttggttttttgtgtGGCACTAAAATGTGTGTCTTTTGAAAAGTTAATTTTCTGATGGAGATAACTTTTGGAAAGGACTGTAATTAAGTAGTAATATTGCAGGTCTCAGTGAACTGATTTTAGACTTTTGCTGTGTGGCAAATAAACCTGGATCTTTATAAAGGTTGCTGTGtgaaaggtgtgtgtgtatatgtgggaTATACGTATAAGATGTCTGTCTCCTCTTTGTGCTGTGCAGGCAGCAAAGACTGGCTGAGTGGAAAGCAACTCAACTGAAGAACACATTTGGAGAAGTTTTGGAGATCTCAGGAAAGGATTATGTTCAAGAAGTTACCAAAGCCGGTGGGGGCTTGTGGGTAATCTTGCACCTTTACAAACAAGGGTGAGCTGATCTTATGCACTGTCCTTAAATGTTAATTTGAATTTATGTCTTGGACATCTTGGGCTTAATCCACTTTGGGGGtttattgttttgtgttgtttgttttttttactagTGTTGTATATAGTTGCTGATGTGCCCAAACCTAATGCCTAATTTTTGTCTTCagactttaaaattaatatttgtgaCTAAAAAGAATGCCTTTGTTACATTGTAGCAATGAAGATTGCTTTTATTGAAAATGAATTCCTTATTTATCCTTCTAGAGAAACTCTACATTTCAAAATTCCATGTAGTGAATCCATTCTCATAGATGTTTGGGGTGACCTTTATAATAATTGTTCCAGGCAGGTGATGCAGTGGCCTTCCACTGTTTCTCAGCTCCAGCCGTATTCTACTGTACTTgtgtagaagttttttttaaagcaggaaatgCTTTCTCACGTTTTTCTCACCTTCTGAATCTTGAATGTTCTCTCATATAGATGGGCAAAACAGTTATCTTTTACATTGAAGCTGTTTTTCTGACTTACTGAGTcaaattaaaatggattttgGATTTTGAGTTCTTCATTTTCCCTGAACATATTAGAAggtttcttcaaaaaaatgttaattcatcTTGGCTGGAGTAGCAGAGTCACTTGGAAAGCTATTATGAGGGTTTATTTAGGTAGAAGGGTAGTAGAGCTTTGCCCTGTATAAATGCAGAATCATAGttgcttctatttctgttttataggGGTCCTCTCTCACCAttgtttctcatttctatttcACAGGATTCCCCTCTGTGCCCTCATAAATCAGCACTTCAGTGGACTTGCCAGGAAGTTTCCTGATGTCAAATTTATCAAAGCCATTTCCACAACCTGCATACCCAATTATCCTGACAGGAATCTGCCTACAATATTTGTTTACCTTGAAGGAGATATCAAGGCTCAGTTTATTGGACCTCTGGTGTTTGGTGGCATGAACCTGACAATAGATGGTAAGGGCCTCTTTGAGATGGAGCAGGGCACGTGAGCAATGACCAGTGAGTGCGTGTTAGAGATGATGAGAGGATGGTTCTTTTGAAGAGACATGTGTCATGATGATTTGTCAAAGTCACCTTTGCTGCTGTGTGAGTGATTGCTAAAAGGGAAGAAACATGTTTGATCTCTCATTAAATGAGTCATTGGGGGCTCTAATAATTCTGTTAAAAGGGGGCACACTGGATTTTAaagtatgtatatttaatattaatgtcTAATATGTTTTGTTTGTCCCTATAGTTGGATACATTTTAAGTATAGCTCAAGATCTCaacattcattttttgtttaattcacattaacagggcgcctgggtggctcagttggttgagcgtctgccttcgaggCTAtcatcctggggtcccaggattgagccccacatagtgctccctgctcagtggggagtctgcttctccctctccatctgcccctccccccagctcatgccccccccccccccgccaaatacatacataaaatcttaaaaaaaaaaaagaaaagaatgtgctatggtgagtgctgtgaagtgtgcaagactggtgaatcatagatctctacctctgaagcaaataatacattatatgttaaaaaaaaaaagcaggaggggaagaatgaagggggggatattggagggggggacgaaccatgagagacgatgggctctgaaaaacaaactgagggttctagaggggaggggtgtggggggatgggttagcctggtgatgggtattaaaagagggcacgttctgcgtggagcactgggtgttatatgcaaacaatgaatcatgggatactacatcaaaaactaatgatgtaatgtatggtgattaacataacaataaaaaaacaagttaGGTGCAGAAAAAGTTATAGtagatgtttcaaaaaaaaatcacatgaacaagttattgatatttatatgtgtgtgtgtatatatacatatatatgtatataatacctatgggaatattttctcatttgaatatATTAGTGgcttttaagttaaattaaaagtttattgagTTCTGCCTCTTAACTCCTGAAGAATGTATCCTTTTAtttctgaaggatttttttttttattcctttctaccTGTTACATGAGGTGTCAAAATATGCATACACTTATAACATGAAAGAGAGAACCTGAGGCCCGAGGGCATCCTCCTAAGTCACTCATTACTGAAATAATATGTCCACCTGTGCTTTAAAAACATATGttaaaatatgactttatatactgttttatataactatataagaTATTCAACTGGGATAAGTATTAACAtctgcacatacatacacacatgttaACAACAGTTAGGCATTATGCCAGTGTTCAGAGGCATACTGCATTTCAAACTAAATATATGCTTGCATCTTACTTCTGGTCTTTTGAATGTACCATGAGGGGAAAGATGGGTGAAGGATAGGAGgtcctgtctttatttttagaaaaagtattATCTGAGGATTAGTGAACTTATAAAATATTGTGTGTAAGTGAACAATAACATTAATACCTACACCAATACATATGAATGGTGTATATATTCTTGAGTCAAGAATCAGaattaaggtttttctttttcttttttttttttttaagaaatttgttgAATTTTCATAACATTCAACTGAGGTACCAAGAACTTTAAATACTGGTGTTATCAATCTTCATGGAGCACTTTAAATTAATATGACTTAAATAAAATTGGTTGTCACATTTTAATGGAGGTACCTAATTAGCAGAGTATCACTTAAACCAGTCTCTTTGCTGTAGAGTGTCTCATGTAGTCCCTTAGTTCTGCCTGGGGTCCTTTCTGCAGTGGAAAAGACATCCCTTGATTTCACTTCATAAGGTCTCAGACCCATGTGGACTTTCATTGATTATAAGAGAGTGACATACAGGAACCAAGGCTTTAGTCActggttctttattttcttggtactgtttttattacttgGAGCAAATGTATAAGTTCTGGGATGTCATCATACATTTATCCTTTGACTCTAATAGATTGAGATACTGGACATGGGGcctaaaaatttccttttgttgACTAAAATTAGATTGCCAGCAGGACTGTGAAAagtatttcctttaaatgtttcatGCTGATTTCTTTCCTGGGAAATTGTGCAAGTCCAGAAACTGTAGTCATTAGAAGACaggtttagtttttgttttttattttagttaccatatagattcaaatatatatatagtatctcaTTTGATCTCCTCTTCTGAAAAGGTgaaagtattttgttttccttcttaaaggtctgattttttttgccttccttctAGGTACCATAAAATTACAGAACTAAAATTATTATCAAATGTTACTGTATAGTTTCTGCTTAGAGAAAACTGGCTTAATGGGCTTGAGGGTGAGGGTCCTATGCCAACTGCCTTAGGtaatttggtttttctttatcaCATAGAGTTGGAGTGGAAACTGTCAGAGTCTGGAGCAATCAAGACAGACTTGGAGGAAAACCCTAAGAAACCAGTTGAAGATGCTTTGCTATCCTCAGTGAGGTGCTCCATCCCCACAAGAAGGGGTAGCGATTCTGAGGATGACTAAGACTATGGCCTTGTTAATGTGCCAGACTTCCTTGATGTGACAAAtcatctggatttttttaaaaaagaaaaagtagaaatgcTCTTTGGCTTTTAGCCTTTTTATAATTACGTTTCAGATCTCATAGATCTCAGAAATCATCATTGCTGGGAATCCTATTACATTTCTTAGAActctctttttaattaataacctttccttaaaaaaataaaaaccagctaTTGGTATGGCCGATGTCTATGTTTTCCTCACTTATATTTTAAGCTATAAAACTGTTCACCATTTGTCCACATA comes from the Zalophus californianus isolate mZalCal1 chromosome 8, mZalCal1.pri.v2, whole genome shotgun sequence genome and includes:
- the PDCL3 gene encoding phosducin-like protein 3, giving the protein MQDPNADTEWNDILRKKGILPSKESLKDLEKEAEEEEQRVLQQSIVKTYEDMTLEELEDNEDEFNEEDERAIEMYRQQRLAEWKATQLKNTFGEVLEISGKDYVQEVTKAGGGLWVILHLYKQGIPLCALINQHFSGLARKFPDVKFIKAISTTCIPNYPDRNLPTIFVYLEGDIKAQFIGPLVFGGMNLTIDELEWKLSESGAIKTDLEENPKKPVEDALLSSVRCSIPTRRGSDSEDD